The genomic segment ATGCTTTATAGAGAATGCACTGTTCAGTAGCATTATTTATAGCTTAATGTACCTGAATTTGTTTTACAAGGGTCGAAAACCACCTGGTAAATGGCCTTGACATCTTGAGACTGCTGTATCAATGCTCACAATTGCCAAATTTGAAGACTCGGAAGATTTTACatattaacatattttcaaGTACAAAAGGCTGGACATCAAATTATAACATGCTCTGGACATAAAATTATACTATTGTATGCTTTATACATGCTGTATATGACACCAAAATCCACCCATTTTGAAACAAATGTTACAAACCATCTTATGAACGAGAAAACTATGTGAGGTCATTCTCATCCAATGGTTCTTCCTCCTCTTTGGCAGCATCGGTCTTCAAAGCACTAACATCACCAGTGGGTAGCTTTCTTGCTAGCTTGATTACCTGAAACCAAGTTTTTCAAGTCATGTCAAGCAAGTGCAATTGGCTGGCAAAGCGGTTCACAGGTTCACGTACTTGCGTGTTGGTTAATTATGTTCTCCCTAAAGGTGGTGATGGcatcaaatcaaatgaaatttcaGAGTCCATTAATCTGTCTTACAAGCACAGCGACAATCATTGAATGGAAAGGTTACCAAATACCAATAATTATGCATCTAAAAATGCCTGATGGGATAAGTCTCTATTAGATATGTGAGTAAATCCAAGACCAATAATCAATACATGACATATTACTGTTAATGTGAGACCAGCTGAAGCATTTTCAACCGGCAGGGTCAAAGAAGATTAAAATAAGATTTACCACATGGTCAAGATTTGAAACAGTGCTGGACTGAGCCAGACGTTTGATTTCTTCAATATCACCTTCTGTGTAAGCTGAAAGCAGTTTACTAGCACAGCGGTTCTGGTCACTTCTCAGAAAAGCTTCaaccctgcaaaaaaaaaattaaataaataaaaagtaatcattGTAAACTACTTTCAGCAAGCAATGACAGGATATTAGAGTACctcttcaatatttttagtAATGCCGGGTATAGAAGATACAAGATGAAGGTGATTTCACAATGTTACAAGTTCAATCTATTCATTCAACATAACATTAATTagcagcaatttttttttaagttcttgtATATGACCAGTTAAAACTCTCTGGTACCAGCCAAAGTCAAAAGAAGCTAGATGGCACAACAAAAGCATCATCATATAGATAGAACATGCTGCaagaaatttcaataaattgcTGTTAGCTAGAGGATGCCAACAGAAAAATTAGCTTACTGAGAACAATCATTGTAGCACTTTTCTGCTTGCTTGAAGTCATGCGCGTAAAGGTAGACAATAATTGCACCAAGATATGcctgaaataaataaagataatgtaAGATTAACAGAGATTCTTAGacgaggaaaagaaaaaactatatcaTACTGCACAGTGTGAAGAGAGGCTAGATGTCCTAAACGCATAAAGGGAAAAGGTTGAGTTGCCTCAGAGCATGATCAGCAGTAGATGTCTTAGTTAATATAGGTTTAAATACAATTTTGAATGAAGGAAAACAacaaacagaaaaggaaaaacacacTATGGAGAGTGAAAAGTAGAAAACACAAGAAATGCATTGGGccgcaagggaaaaaaaacacttaaaatcaCACCTTGCACTGGCTATTGGTGGCATTGCATTTATCTGCTGCTAGACCCAATTGCAACAAAGAAGCTGCAGCGTCACTATACCTGCAGGTAGGAACACCATAATAACACTTAGAAGTTTGCATTGTACAATAGCAGCCTCAAATTAAACATTAGGTGGTCAATGAATACTACTAATACACTAATACATAATAAACCCTTACTTCTCAAGCTTTATATTCACACTAGAGGCAGCATGGTATAGATCAAAGGTCATCTGTTCTTTGCCATCTTCTTCGAGAATAGCGGAAGCATCATTGTACAGCTGAACAGCAGCATCAGGTATAGTATCTTCCAGTGCGCTATGAAAGGGGAAAGAAAGTACTTTTCAAAGACAGCCTGATTTGGCAGGTAAATTACAATGAATATTTTAGCACAAGGAGAATGCATGCATGTCAGCTGGAGAGAGACAATAAATTgcgaaaagataaaaagaagaaaaaaaatcaactaaaggTAAATTATTAAACTATACAGCCACATGTTTAGAAAGAAGGGCAGGGGGGCACAGATCATTTTGCAATCATGAACAGACAACATGACTTGTATGCAGTTATTTGTTTACAAATCATTCTGAAGTTAAACTGATATGAAGTTTGAGTCTTGGAAGAAATGCGACTATACTATACAGTTATTAGGATCTTGACAGGGTATGGGttctgaataaaaaatgatgtctAAGCTTGGTGAACCATTAGAAACTTTATTGGCACTTTCCATAAATCCTTAAGTTTTTCTGAATCGTAAGTTTCACATGAGTTCCCAAGTGTTAAACTAcaaatagataataaaaatgatttatttcaaataCAAAGCATTGGAGTTCTGAACACAAAAGGAAAAACCAAGTCCTCACCGAGCAGCCTTAGCTAGAGCATCTGATGCTGGCTGTGGTCTCCCACACTCCATGTACAACTCAGATGCTCTTCTATAAAAGTCAGAGACTTCATTCCAGTTGCCTAGCTCCTTTGCTAGAGCAGCAGCAGACTCCATATCTTTAGCAGCATCCCAGGGTCTGATTTCTTATTAAGTATATAACTAAGCGCAGATTTACAcatatcaaaaccaaaaaagattAATACTTTATGAATCACTCCTAGACGAGAGTCAACAAAAACAAGGATACGAAGAAAGCATCTCTTGTCCTTTGGAAGCCTTCTCAAATGCTTCTTttgctttttcatttttctttgcaaCCCTAAACAAATTAGCTACAATAAaacaatcattaataaaaaaaaaacccaccacaATCCATttcattttgcataaaaaaaacaattcacaaaCACACAAACTCAGTCACTAACCAGCTTCTTCATACAAAAGAGTGGCATTTCTCCAATCAGCACTCCACCTTGTAAGACTGAGTTTAGtcctaacaaaacaaaaaatacaagtaaacaaaatgaaaaatattccaGTCCAAGAAATGGGCCACCTTCAGATTTTCACAAAAATGCAGAATCTAAAAAACCCAACACTTTTTCTCCTAACAGACATGcaaatcatcaaatattttcaaatggGCAGATTAAAATTCACGTTAACAATCAACCCATTTGAGCTTAAACTATCCCAGTAAAGAAAGTCAAGTTCTTTTCACATTTCTCAGTAATCTATAACTTCAAGAATTCAGTCTTTAAACGTCATatctaacccaaaaaaaataaaaataaaaatcaagaaacaacatCAATACATAATCAtttaaaaccatgaaaaaaaaaacagaatgaaTCCTTTCAcgtagagagaaagagagagaagggggCTTACAGTTTATCAGCCTTGGCAATTAGCTTTTCGGGATCGGAAGCGGGCATGATGATGGTAATGGAGgactgatttttcttttttcacagaCTGGCAAAGCAAAGCTTAGCAACCAGGCAGTCTTGCTggattttactttcttttatgctatttttgtattgttatttGATATATACCCATTTTTTACACATACTAATTTATATCCTTTgcattttacttttcaaaatagatttttttttaattaaaaatattttgcccatatatgtgtgtgtgtgtgtgaaaatggaTATTAAATAGCGCTTTTAGATTATctagattgaaataaataaaaattatttgacattttatcactatatatatcataattttcagggaaaattacataattattttatagtttaattttttttatatttacacttttatattttaaaaaaattataatttacattttAATCTTCTCATGAATATTTATCGTATGGAATTATATGCAATCTAGTgtaactaattaaatgtaaataattaaataaataaaaaaatcaaagtcacCACAGTCTTGCACACGCAAAACTTGGCTAAGTAATTAGGTTTGGTGTCGTACTTCAGCACAACCCATGAACACTAACCACCATGCACTCATACAATAACCAACACTCTCATTTCTCCTCCCATAAAAGACCACTGTGATTTCCACTTCTTCATCACAGCTATCAAACCCCATTTCACCACTTAACTTGCTTGAGTTGATCAGTCTCACAATGGCTTCCAAGCTTGATCTCTTGCTAATTGCCTttgctttcttgtttctttGCAGCTCCCATTACTGCTCAGCTTCTGGCAGGTCACTAAATCCAGAAATGCCAGCAACCACAGAATTTGGACTTGACCCACCTTACCTTCTAAAGCCAACTTTTCCATTACCAGAAGATGAAGAGACACAAACACCTCCAAGTTCCACACTACCTATGCTTCCAATGCCACTTCAACAGCCAATaacacctcctcctcctccttttcctGCTGGCCAGGATGGGGCCAATTTGACTCCAGCTTTCCCATTTCCTCACTTGCCTCCTCTACCCAAATTCCCTCCTTTTCCATTTATTCCTACCATGCCATCAATCCCTGAACTCCCCTCAATTCCTTTGCCTCCACAGTTTGTGGATTCAGGCTTTTCTTCACCAGGAATTGGAAATGAAGGTAGCCCGTGAAGCTATAATTGCCTTTTCCAGGTGGAACTAGCCAGTTTGCAAACTAACTATATCATCAGGTGGTTTGAGTAGGTTGGCGGCAAATGTTATGTGTCATGCTCGATCTTGTACCTAGTTTCCTTTTCCATACAAATAATATGGGATTTTGCCAATATTGTTGATGTAGTAATTAATGAAGATCTATAATAACATGGTTGATGTTAACGTTGCAAATTGCCATGAACATACTGCTCCATGAGCATTCATCAAACTAATTCCATCAGCAGTTACAAAAAAGATAATGATAGGAAGATTAAGGGAAACATTACACAGTACTAGTTAGatacaaaaatagaaataagatAAGAAAACACAGCAGGATAGACAGAAGCAAAACATGTCCCTTACATATGACTTGGTACCATCACAAAGTCACAgcttattgttgtttatttatttattctcctcctcctcctctctttttCCATGGCTATTTAGAGGTCACAAGGTACtcaaaaaagttcaaaaattgaTCATGCTGGAGGAGACGGAGGGAAAGGGATGGGAGGGAAAGGAAAGTCAGGAAGTGGAGGGACATTAGGAATGTCAAATGGAGGTGGAAATGGGATTCCAGGAATTGGTATGTTTGGAAATGGTGGCAAGTTCTTCATCTCTCCCAATCCCTTCTTGGCATTGATTTTATCAAACTTCATAGGCTTTCCATTTTCTTCCTTGAGTTGGCGAGCATCAATCTGTAGTGCAAGACAAGTGATCAACagaaacaagcctaacaagaaTATAGGTTTCAAGACCACTTTCGAGGAAGTTTTGGTAGCCATGACTAGGCAAAGTTCTGATGTCTAGCTCTCACCCTTGTGGGTTCATATATATACAGAGAGTTGCAAGTCACATTTATGAGTCAGCCTTCtcaatctctctttctttgtctGTGTAAAAACTTGTTGAAACTCAAAACCTCTTGATGATTGTGCCAACAAGTGGAAGAGTCATAGAGACGAGAGCAAAGAGGCCAGATTACTACAGAAATTAAATGCTGCTAAAGAGAATTGGAAAGAGTGCCAAGAAACATTATTTCATTGATCTTTCTGCTGAAACTTCCTACATACATGCCCtttattatactaaaaaataagaagCAAAAATGTCTTGGAAATGCGTGTGCATAAAAAGTAGATACTCCTGCATGAAACCATTGCATGTGTCTATACAACCAGCAGCTAGCCATATTTATAGCCTGCAATTGTATCCCACTATTGCAGGTAAGAAAATCACCAGATAGTCTTTAAGTTTTGGACAGTACCAATCCCTACATAGCGTATAACGATGACATAAAAACAAGGTTTTCTCAAACCCTAATATATCGTTTATCAATTCTCTCTGCGGTTTAGctgtaattttagaatttgtaaAAGCATGATTTCTTTCTGTGTCAAATTTTAGGCCTTTGTTTATGCGTTTTCATCTCCGTATGTggtaaagaagaaaacaaaaacaaaaaccctctTTAGATAAAGAAGTTCTTGACTCATGTCTCCCTCTCTGGTATGCATGATCTCTTTTGAGAAGTTCTGAATTCTTTCGTTCCCTGGGTTAGCTGTGTTTTCTCGGTTGTCTTTCGACATCTCCACTATATAGACACGCGTGATGACAGATTCCCAAAAAACACAGCCCAAATTACAACCCCTAGATGTTCCAAGGGTGGAAGTGATTCAAAAAACTACTTTCTGCGGCAGTGAATATCCCATTACTTGGAACTAAGAGCATCGCATAGAGCATCAGAGACAAAATGTGTCATCAAAATTGCCTTGGAAAAGGCCATTTTTTGCAAAATGTTACGAGGATCTCtctaaattttctttatcaGATTTCTGACAAGACATTCAGTTACATAATCTTAAACAAGGAAGACAAAATACAATTATTAATCAATTTGTTATCAACATATCGCAAATGCTTTGACATTTACATGATAAAGAATGAATCAAAAAATTGGTTAAAGACATCTCACAAGCAAAAGGGAATGCTACAAAAAGCTACAAAAGCATATTACAGAAGACATCTCACCGGTCTCTCAGTCCTCAGCCGTTTGTCGTGGTATTATATGTGACTTTGACAATAACAGACAATGGAATGTTGAGAACATGACCCTGATCTCCAAACAGTCCTATCCTTCCATGGCTAGCAGTAGAACTATTCATTATTGCGTCAAAGAACACACTCAAGATTTGCCTTTCCCCACTGGCAATAGAGAAGCGGGCCGGGACCACCTTTACAGTCACTCCATAAGGAGCACTCCAACCAACTTTATACGTTTCATTACCAGCAATGTTAGTCACAGATCGTTGGACCGTTCTAGACTGATATAGTTTAGCGATTGTGATGGAGGGAAGATTCAGGTCAGTGCTATTGATGGTTGAGTTATAAGACAAACAATTTTGTCCTGTGTAGTTCAGGACCACAGGACTAGATCCGTTAATGCCACAAAGGAATGACATATAGTCATCATAACCTACAAAAAGCAGAGTATGAAGTTAGAATGAGATGCATGAAGTTCACAAGTAAATTAATGGATCACAGATAGCAAatgcaaaattaaaatccaGATTTTTTCTAGTAATAATTTATACAGTATTAAATTGATCAAGACTAGCCAAGGTGCCTCTTCCACTAGCAAAATATGGCTCTAGATAAAGTTCAAGGACGTAAAGAATTTATGTTTTAGACTACAAGAGTTTGAGCATCGATGAAAATCGTTCAATCAAATGtttgcttttattaaaaaaataaactatttaaaatGGGTTTAAAGACATctttaaacaacaacaaaaaagctTCACAATCATAGAGTAGTTGGGGTCGGCTATATGGATCCTTTTGAGACATCTTCAAAGGAGAAAAGATGCATGATTAATACATCCAAGGAGGCAAGGATAATATAGGtggataaaatattttctacagtgacaacaaacaacaacaaaaaataaaatgtttgcttttattaaaaaaataaactatttaaaatGGGTTTAAAGACATctttaaacaacaacaaaaaagctTCACAATCATAGAGTAGTTGGGGTCGGCTATATGGATCCTTTTGAGACATCTTAAttggataaaatattttctacagTGACAAGATAATAATTGCTATCATTACCAGATTTTATGTACTACGGTAACTCCAACATCCTAAGTCAATAAATGAAGATGGGAAAAAATTACTTGATAACTAGTAAACAGGTTTATATGATAAATGTTAACTTACAGGAATCAAAAATCAAACCCGGATCAAGAGCAGCAGTTGCATTCACAAAACCACTTCCCATGTCGAATGGCGTGGCTGGAGACTGATTTAGATCTGGGTTGGCATAAGCACGCTGAGCCATTATTGGCCCACCATTATTGTCATATAAAGAAGCAGTTGAGGAAAGCGCAGAGGCAATTGCTGAAGGACTGAAACTGGGGAATTTTTGCTTGATCAGTGCAGCAAGCCCAGCAATATGAGGAGCAGCCATACTCGTCCCAGACATCATTGCAAAGTTCTCACCTAGAGGGTTCAGTTGACAGATTAAGATACATTTTACTTGTGTAAACCTTATAACTAACATGGAATCTCAATTGGACTGCTCCAGTATCCATATTCCTACCTTGAAATTCAACTGAGTCCGTGCCAAGTGAACTCCATGCAGCCCATATTGAATTTCCAGGAGCTACCAAGTTGGGTTTCAAAATGTCAGCATCATCAAGAAAACTATCTTCTGGATCCGGTCCTCTTGCAGAATAGTACATGACTTTGGGAGCAGAATTGGAGTAGTTAGCTTTAAGTCCCCCTAAAATACTTGCAACAGCACCAAATTTAGTAATTTGCTTTGTAGTTTCGTTCCTCTCCAAAGAAGAATTGTAGTATTGGAGTAAAACCTGCCACAAGGATCATTCAAGACTAAGATTTCACATAAGTGacaatttcttttgaaaggagAAAACTCACAAAATGATATCATAGAAAGACCTTGCAAGCTAAacactaaaagaaaagaatagtcATTTGCCAGCAAACGCTAATGCACAGAAACCTTCACCTTGGAATCATCAGGGGATGGAATTATGATCCCAGGCACACTCATTGGAATTGGATTAAGCTGAAAACCAATTACAAAAGGATCCATGTAGAACACCACCCCAGCTGCACTGAGGTTTTTGGCTGTTTCTACAGCTTGTTTGATTGTGGAAAGTCCAAGCACAAATCGAATTGAATAACTACAGATCAAGAGGTTTCCTTCGATAAAATCCTGATTGAAGCTACTGGAATCTTGACATTCACCCACATACATATCAGTAGTAACTGTTGTCTCATTGTTCACGGCATGAAGTGCAGAAACAAGGGTCAACATGGTGTCTTCATCTGTTCCCGCTGAAGGAAAACAAAGCAAGTATATTAGACTCTTATCTCAATGGAAATATGTAGAAAACTATTGATTAACAGGAAAATAATAGCATCAATTGCTGCTATGCATTTTACTCTGAGTTTCTTTGTTTGCAAGTTCATTTCAAAAGAATGTGTACAGAGAAACTAAGAAATGGAGTGATGATGATAAGCTTACGTGCAAGTCCAACTCCATGAATGGTTACATTGTTGCCAAGTATTATAGAGTTACTATAAACTCTGTCATGAGAAGCCGCACCAACAGTGAAGATCCATGGACTGAAGGAAGACATGCTCTTAGGCGATGGCCCAGTATTGCCGGCAGCTTGCACAGTAAAAATGCCAGCCTTCACAGCTGAGAGCAACGCCATGTCTATGGGATTAAAGAATGTTGCAATACCAGGAGGACGCCTGTTGGGAGTGATAGATAAACTTAAAACATCAACCCCATCCTGAGCTGCCTGCAAATACAAAATAGGTGataaacatttaattatgaTGACCATATGAATTGATATTCTAGCAATGCAATCTCCagaaattttctttcttctatctGTTTGTTGAGTCGAGCTACTCCAACAATCCCAACCAGTTGGAAGGGAACCTTCTCTTGCTTGTCATTTAGCAAAATTGCTCTACTTGGAAAGATAGAGCAGTCTCCCAAGCAATTAGAACCTATTAAATCTGGCCATAATGAGGCAAACAACAAATTGGGTGGCCTGAAGACAAGAGGCAACAGCCATTTTATGAGCTCAAAACTGTCTAGATGAAGGCCAAGTTCAGTCACAGTCCATAAACGAACAAAACATATGGATAATCAGCAGCGTATAAATCGATCAAATGCCCCAGGCAGTTTCAACTTTCAAAGTTCTTTCATCTTTTGAAAAATTGTGTAACACAGTAACAGAATCATTTGCAGAAACAGACCAGATTAAATATATGTACCTGATCTATAGCAGCAACAACATCAGCAGCGAAGCCTCCAAAACTCTTATACAATGCCTTGTAAACAGAAACACTGGAAAAGATGAACATGCAATTAATACAAAAGAAGAACTACTGCAAGTAAAAGCTTTACAAAAGTGAGATTTTCATTATATGATAAACAGAAATTACTGTGCACGAGGAGCCATCCCACTGGCATTCCCAAAACAATGTCCAGCAACTATCACTGGAATCCCATGGTTTCCTGCAGCAACAGAGGCAGTATGCctgaaaataaagataagattCACTAAGACTAACTGTGTATTGAAGAATTAGATGAACATGTTTACTGTGTTCCATATCATGGAATCACAAGAGCTGGAATTGGATCAAGATCTTTACAATAATGCATGTCAAGGAACCACCAGTGTTGGTTCTATCAACAATGAAATGAGCGCACACTTACGTTCCATGACCATCACCATCAAATGGAGAAGCATAGTCCTGACTTGAATTGAAAATTCCCCTGGTGATAGCAGATGCTGCAAAATGGCGTGCCCCAATCAGCTTCCTATTGCAGGAACCAGAAGGGAAATCTCGAGTAACCTCACAAATGCCTGAAAAATGGCTAGGGACTGGATATGAGTTCAAAGATATGTCATCAGCGAAGCTGGGGTGAGTTGGATCGATGCCAGTATCAACAAAGCCAATCACAATTCCTTCACCGGCAGTTTCATATCCACCTGCTTTGACCCAAGCCCCTTGTGGCAGGCCCAGGAACTGTGGAGTGTGTGTGGTTGCAGTTCTAACAGAGAAATCCAAAGCCACATTTGCCACTTCTCTCCTCCTCGAAAGCTTAGAGGCCTTAGAAAATGATATGTACAACCAAATTaagaatttcagtttttttctttccaaacaaGAACATAAATTCCCATCACAAAAATAAAGCTCGCAGGGAATTTGTTAGGCTACAtacagaaatatatataaaacaagctACAAATCAAAGATTTTACAAGTTTTGTAGCCAAGGCCCAATAGctatacataaaaaatacattagtaATAGAAGCATCATCAATGTGCTAACCCACACGATTATGGTCACTTAATGATGATGAATGATGATTTATGCATACCTGTTCCGGGGTAACAAGAACAGCAAACCCATTAATCAAGTAGTGATAGCTGTACAGCTTGAGATACTTCTCCCCTCTCAACACCCTCCTCAATAATGAATCATGAACTCGAGCAACATATGAACTAGAACTCCAGTTGGATCTCGAATTATCCCTGAAAATACagcaaaatcattcaaaaacataattaattaatcaagtttctGTCAACTAGTTCATCCTCCCCAAAAGGAAtacaattgaagggacaaactGTAAGGGGGAAGCATGGATTTCAAGCACAATCATTGGCTATGTTAGGTGAATTATagacaaataattaaacaaaaaaagtaaaatctgGCTAAGCACTCATCAATTCACACTCTGTGATCCTAATTAATCCCGTCAAAATATGGAGGCAACGGTCAGTTCCTCAACTAGTTATTACAGAAGAGTttaagaaacaaacaaacaatagtAAAGCTGGAAGGGATAGaaaggagaaaataaataagtcaTGTTTGTTAAGGAAGTAAATCCTTATCCAGTGATGTATGAAAAACACAACCTTACACAAAGTCCATAGAAACCCCACATAAGGAACAAGAGGACCCAGTTAGAGCAGACAAGACAGCAGCAATAAAAACTCAAACAGTTACCGGCAAACAAGAAACTTACATTTCATCAGCATCTAGCTACTTCTTTATTGGAGACAAAATGACCAACATGAaattaaactaaactaaaataaaataaaaaataaacccgaGTACATGCaacaaaaacacacaaaattaCCAAAATTTTCTTCATTAGACAAGAAAACACATAAAAGCTCAACAATTTCACATATTACAAACCATAAAATGTCACCAATTTAACTAACCAAAACAAGATCACAGTCACTAAGATTGAAAGAAACACAAAATGAAGCAATAAAGTTAGTACCTTCGATTGTGAAATTGATTTGGATTTCTAGGAACACCATGCTTGAAAACATTAGTATTCTTTCTAAGCTTTCCATAGTAATGAGAAGCAGGAGCTTGTTTAAGAGTAACGATGTAAACAGCTGTAGTTTCATTGTCTGAACCATCATCAACCTGACACAAAGCGCCTGCTAACAACCCCAGACTAAGCACCATTACCATTAAATGCACCAAGTAGATACCTTCCATTGTCAAACACCAAAACACAACAAAAGCGTAACTCTTTAACAACAAGAAGATCAACAACAACTCATGATGCACTTCACTTTTCAAGAACCAAACTTTTGTTCAAGAAACTAAAGAAACTCCACAAAAGCAAAAACCCTTGTGTGGAATAGTTTGGAAACAGCTTTGAAGAAATGGAAGTACAGAAAGAACCCACTAAGCTTCTTCCACTGGCAGAGAAGCTACAAGTGATCGTGGAGGGAGGAAGAAAGTACCCTTTAGTTCACTTTTGAGAAAGATGGAGAGTAGAAGTATTAATAGAAGAAACATTATAGCATAGAAAAAGAAGCTACTGTTCAGAATTTTCTTGGGGACTGTGAAGATGAAcgttttgtttattaaaaagttACAAAAATATTGGATTGATGACGAACgatttcttgtctttttctttccttttttattttttttttaccgacaTTGTTTAGGTTATTCGCACAATGACTAATTCTCGAGATATTAAAATGAATGATCAGGTAAATTTTTAATGTTCTTGAAATCTATAGCAAttgaactaataattttttagaaacagaTTCAACAtctaatgaattaaattatattattattttttattattatttttactgtgCTTGATTCTCTACTTTGCTGGTCAATTGTTAAAAATTtcatgtagattttttttttaaaaaaaaaaagaatggctTGCTAATATTTTCAATGAATGCTAGGAATGCAAGGACAAGAGAGCTATAATAATCTCCACgagaagagagtttttttttttcttttattgagaaGGCAgcattttaaattgtaattaatattataaaatgaaatttcagTCGTGTTTTCATGAATTATatgataatttcttttcttttttatctataagcctagttttccttttctttttttttttttttagaaataaaaatataagaactcaGTGGTCGaaccaacacaaaaaaaatattgtcgagtttttaataatcataaaaaaatgacataatgaattactctttttatattttaaatatttcaaaaaatatatatattatactttTTTCTAAATGGTGGttgttaaaaaaagtaatttcattgattcattcataatattttatgattaaataaaaatcaatgtttaTAGAGTAAAACTAgctctatatataaatatatatatatatatatatatgataatacaaaactctataaatatttataactcatattttaaattgatctcgatttaatattataatccaatgttatatatatatatatatatatatatatagacagatCTGGAGGTCCATGATCGAATGAGAAAATGTTATAAATGAAGGGAATATTTGTTTTGGGAGCAGAAAATGGGGGGGAAAAAGAATAGAGCAAGACAAAA from the Populus nigra chromosome 9, ddPopNigr1.1, whole genome shotgun sequence genome contains:
- the LOC133703457 gene encoding subtilisin-like protease SBT2.2 isoform X1, which gives rise to MEGIYLVHLMVMVLSLGLLAGALCQVDDGSDNETTAVYIVTLKQAPASHYYGKLRKNTNVFKHGVPRNPNQFHNRRDNSRSNWSSSSYVARVHDSLLRRVLRGEKYLKLYSYHYLINGFAVLVTPEQASKLSRRREVANVALDFSVRTATTHTPQFLGLPQGAWVKAGGYETAGEGIVIGFVDTGIDPTHPSFADDISLNSYPVPSHFSGICEVTRDFPSGSCNRKLIGARHFAASAITRGIFNSSQDYASPFDGDGHGTHTASVAAGNHGIPVIVAGHCFGNASGMAPRAHVSVYKALYKSFGGFAADVVAAIDQAAQDGVDVLSLSITPNRRPPGIATFFNPIDMALLSAVKAGIFTVQAAGNTGPSPKSMSSFSPWIFTVGAASHDRVYSNSIILGNNVTIHGVGLAPGTDEDTMLTLVSALHAVNNETTVTTDMYVGECQDSSSFNQDFIEGNLLICSYSIRFVLGLSTIKQAVETAKNLSAAGVVFYMDPFVIGFQLNPIPMSVPGIIIPSPDDSKVLLQYYNSSLERNETTKQITKFGAVASILGGLKANYSNSAPKVMYYSARGPDPEDSFLDDADILKPNLVAPGNSIWAAWSSLGTDSVEFQGENFAMMSGTSMAAPHIAGLAALIKQKFPSFSPSAIASALSSTASLYDNNGGPIMAQRAYANPDLNQSPATPFDMGSGFVNATAALDPGLIFDSCYDDYMSFLCGINGSSPVVLNYTGQNCLSYNSTINSTDLNLPSITIAKLYQSRTVQRSVTNIAGNETYKVGWSAPYGVTVKVVPARFSIASGERQILSVFFDAIMNSSTASHGRIGLFGDQGHVLNIPLSVIVKVTYNTTTNG
- the LOC133703054 gene encoding gamma-soluble NSF attachment protein-like, giving the protein MPASDPEKLIAKADKLTKLSLTRWSADWRNATLLYEEAANLFRVAKKNEKAKEAFEKASKGQEMLSSPWDAAKDMESAAALAKELGNWNEVSDFYRRASELYMECGRPQPASDALAKAARALEDTIPDAAVQLYNDASAILEEDGKEQMTFDLYHAASSVNIKLEKYSDAAASLLQLGLAADKCNATNSQCKAYLGAIIVYLYAHDFKQAEKCYNDCSQVEAFLRSDQNRCASKLLSAYTEGDIEEIKRLAQSSTVSNLDHVVIKLARKLPTGDVSALKTDAAKEEEEPLDENDLT
- the LOC133703457 gene encoding subtilisin-like protease SBT2.2 isoform X2; this encodes MGLLFLLPRNRSFSKASKLSRRREVANVALDFSVRTATTHTPQFLGLPQGAWVKAGGYETAGEGIVIGFVDTGIDPTHPSFADDISLNSYPVPSHFSGICEVTRDFPSGSCNRKLIGARHFAASAITRGIFNSSQDYASPFDGDGHGTHTASVAAGNHGIPVIVAGHCFGNASGMAPRAHVSVYKALYKSFGGFAADVVAAIDQAAQDGVDVLSLSITPNRRPPGIATFFNPIDMALLSAVKAGIFTVQAAGNTGPSPKSMSSFSPWIFTVGAASHDRVYSNSIILGNNVTIHGVGLAPGTDEDTMLTLVSALHAVNNETTVTTDMYVGECQDSSSFNQDFIEGNLLICSYSIRFVLGLSTIKQAVETAKNLSAAGVVFYMDPFVIGFQLNPIPMSVPGIIIPSPDDSKVLLQYYNSSLERNETTKQITKFGAVASILGGLKANYSNSAPKVMYYSARGPDPEDSFLDDADILKPNLVAPGNSIWAAWSSLGTDSVEFQGENFAMMSGTSMAAPHIAGLAALIKQKFPSFSPSAIASALSSTASLYDNNGGPIMAQRAYANPDLNQSPATPFDMGSGFVNATAALDPGLIFDSCYDDYMSFLCGINGSSPVVLNYTGQNCLSYNSTINSTDLNLPSITIAKLYQSRTVQRSVTNIAGNETYKVGWSAPYGVTVKVVPARFSIASGERQILSVFFDAIMNSSTASHGRIGLFGDQGHVLNIPLSVIVKVTYNTTTNG